A genome region from Thermomonospora amylolytica includes the following:
- a CDS encoding PucR family transcriptional regulator produces the protein MTYRTAHHGTAAPPACPPPRLAAVLRPELPGLARAIEAEIRRSFPEYADLDSGGDALDLQGAVLEILEAFVDRIADPARADDERVQKVCEELGRYEAHQGRSLDTLLAAYRAGTQLAWRRVMTLARRHHFSASVMLVLADAVFAYMDVLSDRSRRGYQDAMARFEGELEERRRRLLALILERPAVPRAAITELAAGARWEVPEEVTTVALSGEALEIRSALDGDLLVDLAGPEPHLLIPGPFTDERRAMLERATAQHLVVVGLTVPLAEAADSLRWARQALSLARAGIIAGGRLTLCEDHLMTLWLLADTALIDELTMGLIEQAGLSQGHRLLETLGMWLESRGTAAEIADRLHVHPQTVRYRIRRIKEIMGDRLDDPDTRLALEVALRAMRLRERPYQAGEPRPALTFRAS, from the coding sequence ATGACCTACCGCACCGCGCACCACGGCACGGCGGCGCCGCCGGCATGCCCGCCGCCCCGGCTGGCCGCCGTGCTGCGCCCCGAACTGCCCGGCCTGGCCAGGGCGATCGAGGCCGAGATCCGCCGGTCGTTCCCCGAGTACGCGGACCTGGACTCCGGCGGTGACGCCCTGGACCTGCAGGGCGCCGTCCTGGAGATCCTGGAGGCGTTCGTGGACCGGATCGCCGACCCCGCCCGCGCCGACGACGAACGCGTGCAGAAGGTCTGCGAGGAGCTCGGCCGCTACGAGGCCCACCAGGGCCGCAGCCTGGACACCCTGCTGGCCGCCTACCGGGCGGGCACCCAGCTGGCCTGGCGGCGGGTGATGACGCTGGCGCGGCGGCACCACTTCTCCGCCTCGGTGATGCTGGTGCTGGCCGACGCGGTGTTCGCCTATATGGACGTGCTGTCGGACCGGTCGCGCCGCGGCTACCAGGACGCGATGGCCCGCTTCGAGGGAGAGCTGGAGGAGCGGCGGCGCCGGCTGCTGGCGCTGATCCTGGAGCGTCCGGCCGTTCCGCGCGCCGCGATCACCGAGCTGGCCGCCGGGGCCCGCTGGGAGGTGCCCGAGGAGGTCACCACGGTGGCGCTGTCCGGGGAGGCCCTGGAGATCCGGTCGGCGCTGGACGGCGACCTGCTGGTGGACCTGGCCGGGCCCGAGCCGCATCTGCTGATCCCCGGCCCGTTCACCGACGAGCGGCGGGCCATGCTGGAACGGGCCACCGCGCAGCATCTGGTCGTGGTGGGGCTGACCGTTCCGCTCGCCGAGGCGGCCGACTCGCTGCGCTGGGCGCGGCAGGCGCTGTCGCTGGCCCGCGCCGGGATCATCGCCGGCGGCCGGCTCACGCTGTGCGAGGACCACCTGATGACGCTGTGGCTGCTGGCCGACACGGCGCTCATCGACGAGCTGACCATGGGGCTGATCGAGCAGGCCGGGCTGTCGCAGGGGCACCGGCTGCTGGAGACGCTGGGGATGTGGCTGGAGAGCCGGGGCACCGCCGCCGAGATCGCCGACCGGCTGCACGTCCACCCGCAGACCGTGCGGTACCGGATCCGCCGGATCAAGGAGATCATGGGCGACCGGCTCGACGATCCGGACACCCGGCTGGCGCTGGAGGTGGCGTTGCGCGCGATGCGGCTGCGGGAACGCCCCTACCAGGCCGGTGAGCCGCGTCCGGCGCTGACGTTCCGCGCGTCCTGA
- a CDS encoding DUF6801 domain-containing protein — protein sequence MNWAARRRAWPAAIGGLVLTAGLLSGSGAVAAARDVDVSLRYQCPQGGGLQVVTVRIRSSLPETAAAGKPITPGKATVTATVPAGALAELTKAGAATVAGSMSPGLLVDPSPTGRLDQPNLEIAPAPLREGEDLTVTASGALPAVTPAAGGPLVFSAGQLTVELRGRKSDGAATVPGAVSLTCTPALGQNATLGTVFVEGTERTPPSRRTTPQPGTGTRAQPPSGGATPEKPDDLGDFCPDPIDFRAPKPEYLPPNADFPDDIEYVGDRADPVNHPGWVEFMNPQGQQGCAMLYGYSNANKPGGATPVNGTAYLRPAIRFVFNGDEKINYASQYSIGKFYPQSSRASFLTYGFMPSTATMEIIPVGEVDVMGIGPFNAFLPGARTEKTVAYSKVMIRLDDVEVNGTPLDVGDNCRTARPIDLKLEGRGDTNPSYTVQGGGVMQGFIDIPEFTGCGVGEDLDPLLTSSVSGKRNYVRMVQGPLCNISGSPQYPQDEPTMPCPMQRFGWKVEQAGEFTATAADGLRLVGNQTSITCTSAVMRGSLPESSSTGSGFAEITHLVASGCTGDGELSTPFDLNFIQDWAGPAKVDLLTSSADGRWVRARMWNFQAMEDVSSTCAFDLFPYTIEGTSVGLSYDNVTGRFELNPGVLAQNNGVWLMLRWGQECGIPHANFDELKMYGTFVPDKRIKITKP from the coding sequence GTGAACTGGGCGGCCCGCCGGAGGGCGTGGCCCGCTGCGATCGGTGGGCTCGTGCTGACGGCGGGACTGCTGTCGGGGTCCGGCGCGGTGGCCGCCGCGCGGGACGTCGACGTCAGCCTGCGCTACCAGTGCCCGCAGGGCGGTGGACTCCAGGTGGTCACCGTGCGGATCCGTTCCAGCCTTCCGGAGACGGCCGCCGCGGGAAAGCCGATCACACCGGGCAAGGCGACCGTCACCGCGACCGTTCCGGCGGGCGCCCTGGCGGAGCTGACCAAGGCCGGGGCGGCCACCGTGGCCGGGTCCATGAGCCCGGGCCTGCTGGTCGACCCGTCGCCGACCGGCAGGCTCGACCAGCCGAACCTGGAGATCGCGCCGGCGCCGCTGCGCGAGGGCGAGGACCTGACGGTGACGGCCTCCGGCGCGCTGCCGGCCGTGACCCCCGCGGCCGGTGGCCCGCTCGTTTTCTCCGCGGGTCAGCTGACGGTCGAACTGCGGGGACGCAAGAGCGACGGGGCCGCCACCGTTCCGGGCGCCGTGTCGCTGACCTGCACCCCCGCCCTGGGGCAGAACGCCACCCTGGGGACGGTCTTCGTGGAGGGCACCGAGCGGACGCCGCCCAGCCGGCGGACGACGCCACAGCCCGGGACCGGGACACGGGCGCAGCCGCCGTCCGGGGGAGCGACCCCGGAGAAGCCCGACGACCTGGGCGACTTCTGCCCGGATCCGATCGACTTCCGTGCTCCCAAGCCCGAATACCTCCCGCCGAACGCCGACTTCCCGGACGACATCGAGTACGTCGGTGACCGTGCCGACCCGGTCAATCATCCGGGCTGGGTGGAGTTCATGAACCCCCAGGGTCAGCAGGGGTGCGCCATGCTTTATGGCTACTCCAACGCCAACAAGCCCGGTGGGGCGACGCCGGTGAACGGGACGGCCTACCTCCGTCCCGCGATACGCTTCGTGTTCAACGGCGACGAGAAGATCAACTACGCCAGTCAGTACTCGATCGGGAAGTTCTATCCGCAGTCTTCCCGGGCCTCGTTCCTGACGTACGGATTCATGCCGAGCACGGCCACCATGGAGATCATTCCCGTGGGGGAAGTGGACGTCATGGGGATAGGCCCATTCAACGCCTTCCTGCCCGGTGCTCGAACGGAGAAGACGGTCGCCTACAGCAAGGTCATGATCCGGCTGGACGACGTCGAGGTCAACGGGACTCCGCTGGACGTGGGCGACAACTGCCGCACCGCGCGGCCGATCGACCTGAAACTGGAAGGCCGGGGTGACACCAACCCCTCCTACACGGTGCAGGGCGGAGGGGTCATGCAGGGATTCATCGACATCCCCGAGTTCACCGGATGCGGAGTCGGTGAGGACCTGGACCCGCTGCTGACGTCATCGGTGTCGGGGAAGCGCAACTACGTGCGGATGGTCCAGGGACCGCTCTGCAACATCAGCGGCAGCCCTCAATACCCGCAGGACGAGCCGACCATGCCGTGTCCGATGCAGCGGTTCGGCTGGAAGGTGGAGCAGGCCGGGGAGTTCACCGCCACGGCGGCGGACGGCCTGCGGCTGGTCGGTAACCAGACCTCCATCACCTGCACCTCCGCCGTGATGCGCGGCAGTCTGCCGGAATCCTCCAGTACTGGTTCCGGATTTGCTGAGATCACGCATCTCGTCGCGTCGGGATGCACCGGTGACGGTGAGCTGAGCACGCCGTTCGACCTCAACTTCATCCAAGACTGGGCGGGGCCGGCAAAGGTCGATTTGCTGACCTCGTCGGCCGACGGGCGATGGGTTCGTGCCAGGATGTGGAACTTCCAAGCAATGGAAGACGTCAGCAGCACCTGTGCGTTCGACCTGTTTCCCTACACGATCGAGGGAACTTCGGTCGGATTGAGCTATGACAATGTGACGGGTAGATTCGAGCTCAATCCAGGAGTCCTGGCCCAGAACAACGGCGTGTGGCTTATGCTCAGATGGGGTCAAGAGTGCGGTATTCCGCACGCGAACTTCGACGAGCTCAAGATGTACGGCACCTTCGTCCCGGACAAGCGGATCAAGATAACCAAGCCGTAG
- a CDS encoding nuclear transport factor 2 family protein, whose product MTVLPRHPNVELAVRYHEAVSQGASPQELSRFLHPDIEHRELPNLLFPQGATRDLAGMHAAAEQGRRTIREQRFEVLGAVASGDTVALEVLWTGVLAVPLGDLPAGHVLRAHIATFLEFRDGLIRAQRNYDCYEPLRP is encoded by the coding sequence ATGACCGTTCTCCCCCGGCATCCCAACGTCGAACTCGCCGTCCGCTACCACGAGGCCGTCTCCCAGGGGGCCTCCCCGCAGGAGCTGAGCCGGTTCCTGCATCCGGACATCGAGCACCGCGAGCTTCCGAACCTGCTGTTCCCTCAGGGCGCGACCCGCGACCTGGCGGGCATGCACGCCGCCGCCGAGCAGGGCCGCCGCACGATACGCGAGCAGCGCTTCGAGGTGCTGGGCGCCGTGGCGTCCGGTGACACCGTGGCGCTGGAGGTGCTGTGGACCGGCGTCCTGGCCGTTCCCCTGGGCGACCTGCCGGCCGGGCATGTGCTGCGCGCCCACATCGCGACGTTCCTGGAGTTCCGCGACGGGCTGATCCGCGCCCAGCGCAACTACGACTGCTACGAACCGCTCCGCCCCTGA
- a CDS encoding MarR family winged helix-turn-helix transcriptional regulator, whose amino-acid sequence MPSPEPQDLDTGTLALFVGFAAAESVQAVLAAAGFGDLRFSHGYVFQHLIDAEPTVGDLAAGLGMTQQGASKAVLELEGLGYVERVPDPRDARIRRVRLTGRGRAAIDAARTARAELEERLRQRCGTGALDAARTVLADLLDELGGTAAVRRRAVRPPR is encoded by the coding sequence ATGCCCTCCCCTGAACCGCAGGATCTGGACACCGGCACGCTGGCCCTCTTCGTGGGGTTCGCCGCGGCCGAGTCCGTGCAGGCCGTGCTGGCCGCCGCGGGCTTCGGCGACCTGCGGTTCTCGCACGGGTACGTCTTCCAGCACCTCATCGACGCCGAGCCCACGGTGGGCGACCTGGCGGCCGGGCTCGGCATGACCCAGCAGGGCGCGTCCAAGGCCGTGCTGGAACTCGAGGGCCTGGGCTACGTCGAACGCGTCCCCGACCCGCGCGACGCGCGCATCCGCCGGGTCCGTCTCACCGGACGGGGCAGGGCCGCCATCGACGCGGCCCGCACCGCACGGGCGGAGCTGGAGGAACGCCTCCGCCAGCGATGCGGCACCGGGGCGCTCGACGCGGCCCGTACCGTACTGGCCGACCTGCTGGACGAACTGGGCGGCACCGCCGCGGTCCGCCGCCGAGCGGTCCGCCCACCCCGCTGA
- a CDS encoding DUF397 domain-containing protein, producing MDENSTCVEVTAVPIPHPLGEWRKSSHSSMDENSQCVEVAALTTMPAHTPWRKSSHSSGEQSMCVEAAKLSAVIAVRDSKDPNGPHLTFTPEDWRTLTERIKHGHLGA from the coding sequence ATGGACGAGAACTCGACATGCGTAGAGGTCACAGCTGTGCCGATCCCCCACCCGCTCGGTGAGTGGCGCAAGAGCAGCCACAGCTCCATGGACGAAAACTCGCAGTGCGTAGAGGTGGCTGCTCTCACCACCATGCCTGCCCACACCCCTTGGCGTAAGAGCAGTCACAGCTCCGGGGAGCAATCCATGTGCGTCGAGGCCGCGAAGTTGAGCGCCGTAATCGCCGTACGAGACAGCAAGGACCCGAACGGACCCCACCTGACCTTCACCCCCGAGGACTGGCGCACCCTCACCGAACGCATCAAGCACGGCCACCTCGGCGCCTGA
- a CDS encoding helix-turn-helix domain-containing protein, whose amino-acid sequence MPELDPKKSARAFYARSLARERARAGLTQAALGAHPAVMVSGKLVGHIENCRRPPTLRISRAFDRALNLEEHFEGLYALMVREEGEPPAIYEYYDLEDQASSIKAYDSLWINGLLQTEETAREILRAGQGEDRLEELVAARMERQAILRRETPPWLMVAMDEFVLRRIVGSRDVTRRQLEHLLTVMEESDVSIVIVPRDAPIHPSGSFTLLELPDGLNVGYVEGAAGQGRLLGPGQPVRNLGLLLDRIASTALPVTDSEKLIRSALEDL is encoded by the coding sequence ATGCCAGAACTGGACCCGAAGAAATCCGCGCGGGCCTTCTACGCCCGTTCCCTGGCCCGCGAACGAGCCCGCGCGGGCCTGACCCAGGCCGCCCTGGGCGCCCACCCCGCCGTCATGGTCTCCGGCAAGCTCGTCGGCCACATCGAGAACTGCCGCCGTCCCCCGACCCTGCGCATCTCCCGCGCCTTCGACAGGGCCCTCAACCTGGAGGAGCACTTCGAGGGCCTGTACGCCCTGATGGTCCGCGAGGAGGGCGAGCCCCCGGCCATCTACGAGTATTACGACCTGGAGGACCAAGCCTCATCGATCAAGGCGTACGACTCTCTCTGGATCAATGGCCTGCTCCAGACCGAAGAGACGGCGCGGGAGATCTTGAGGGCCGGTCAGGGCGAGGACAGGCTGGAAGAACTCGTCGCCGCCCGCATGGAAAGGCAAGCGATCCTCCGCCGTGAGACGCCACCGTGGCTCATGGTCGCCATGGACGAATTCGTCCTACGCCGCATCGTCGGCAGCCGCGACGTCACCCGGCGGCAGCTCGAGCACCTGCTGACCGTCATGGAGGAATCCGATGTCTCCATCGTGATCGTCCCCCGAGACGCCCCCATCCACCCAAGCGGCTCGTTCACCCTCCTCGAGCTGCCGGACGGCCTCAATGTCGGGTACGTCGAAGGAGCCGCTGGCCAAGGCCGCCTTCTGGGACCAGGACAGCCCGTCAGGAACCTCGGGCTCCTGCTCGACCGCATCGCCTCCACAGCACTGCCGGTGACAGACTCGGAGAAACTCATCCGTTCTGCCCTGGAGGACCTGTGA